From a single Cryptococcus neoformans var. neoformans B-3501A chromosome 3, whole genome shotgun sequence genomic region:
- a CDS encoding hypothetical protein (Match to ESTs gb|CF189387.1|CF189387, gb|CF190059.1|CF190059, gb|CF189388.1|CF189388; HMMPfam hit to NUDIX, NUDIX domain, score: 46.3, E(): 8.4e-11): protein MVSESKSSQKPENLKTEEYKTDAKWLKLEKINWKDQDGKQRVWEVANRANRPKSGVDSVHILALLFHPHKPVSTVIIEQYRPPVASTVIELPAGLIDEGEDPGTAALRELYEETGYGSGESGQGNATVSHVSHVLAKDPGMSGANMHLVIIHVKLGEHDPDPEQHLDDGEHIAKKVIPLKYLSRHLDDYARRGFMVDTILASLAQGWELAHHFDE, encoded by the exons ATGGTATCCGAATCGAAGTCTTCTCAGAAGCCAGAGAATCTTAAGACAGAGGAGTATAAGACAGATGCAAAGTGGCTAAAACTGGAGAAGATCAACTGGAAGGATCAAGACGGAAAACAG AGGGTGTGGGAAGTTGCCAATAGGGCGAATAGGCCCAAGTCAGGAGTCGACT CTGTCCACATTCTTGCTCTTTTATTTCACCCACATAAACCCGTATCTACCGTCATCATTGAACAGTATCGACCTCCTGTCGCTTCAACAGTCATTG AGCTTCCTGCCGGCCTGAttgatgaaggtgaagacCCCGGTACAGCCGCTCTTCGAGAACTTTACGAAGAAACGGGATACGGTAGTGGTGAATCTGGTCAAGGAAATGCGACTGTTTCCCACGTTTCCCATGTGCTCGCCAAAGATCCGGG GATGAGCGGTGCAAATATGCATCTGGTAATAATCCATGTCAAGCTTGGGGAGCATGATCCAGACCCCGAACAGCACCTGGACGAC GGCGAGCACATCGCCAAGAAAGTCATCCCTCTGAAGTATTTGTCCAGGCATCTTGATG ACTATGCAAGAAGAGGTTTCATGGTGGACACGATCCTCGCCTCTCTGGCACAGGGATGGGAACTTGCTCATCATTTCGATGAGTAA
- a CDS encoding hypothetical protein (HMMPfam hit to DUF572, Family of unknown function (DUF572), score: 194.3, E(): 2.4e-55), with product MKYAYCDLFLYSFPPDFDPSKIKRRKMPKDPQQVIRLMAPFSMRCNRCGEYIYKGKKFNARKETAVGEEYYGIKVFRFYIKCPMCSSEITFKTDPKNADYTCEQGATRNFENWIENDPTGKAGAMPDAAADDDYDSEGNLREEAQERDAMADLERSQEQSKREMEMMDELADLRQRNARVELNKTDQDPESLLAALHAEKISAEEEARQKAEQEEDDALVRQYFAKVAGPAGSGAQKSEKTKTPDGEAEGSEEENTALPQLTIKRRPVPGTEKAGEPSVQNLLAAKGKVLETAGPNGVGAPPQVKRKREGMQKLLGIKKKAKA from the exons ATGAAATATGCTTACTGTGACCTGTTCTTGTACAGCTTCCCTCCGGATTTTGATCCGTCGAAGATCAAACGGCGCAAGATGCCGAAGGACCCTCAGCAGGTCATTCGACTGATGGCGCCGTTCTCCATGAGGTGTAACAGGTGCGGAGAGTACATCT ATAAAGGAAAGAAGTTCAACGCGAGGAAAGAGACGGCTGTCGGGGAGGAATACTACGGTATCAAGGTGTTTAGGTTTTACATC AAATGCCCAATGTGTTCCTCTGAAATCACATTCAAGACCGATCCCAAAAATGCCGACTATACTTGCGAGCAGGGTGCTACCCGCAACTTTGAAAATTGGATTGAGAATGATCCCACGGGGAAAGCAGGTGCCATGCCAGATGCAGCGGCGGATGACGATTATGATTCCGAGGGAAAtttgagggaagaagctcaGGAAAGAGATGCTATGGCTGATCTGGAGAGAAGTCAAGAGCAGAGTAaaagagaaatggaaatgaTGGACGAGCTGGCCGATCTTCG ACAGCGAAACGCTCGTGTCGAGCTGAACAAGACCGATCAAGATCCCGAGTCGCTCCTTGCCGCTCTCCACGCGGAAAAGATTTCcgcagaggaagaagctcgacAGAAGGccgagcaagaagaagatgatgctcTTGTCCGGCAGTACTTTGCAAAGGTCGCGGGTCCTGCTGGATCTGGCGCTCAAAAATCTGAAAAGACCAAAACCCCTGACGGAGAGGCGGAAGGctcggaggaagagaacaCGGCTCTGCCCCAGTTGACCATCAAGCGACGACCCGTACCTGGCACTGAAAAGGCTGGAGAACCGAGTGTACAAAATCTCTTGGCGGCTAAGGGGAAGGTTTTGGAAACTGCTGGCCCGAATGGTGTTGGGGCGCCGCCTCAGgtcaagaggaagagagaagggatgCAAAAGTTGTTAGggataaagaaaaaggctAAGGCTTAA
- a CDS encoding hypothetical protein (Match to ESTs gb|CF188390.1|CF188390, gb|CF188389.1|CF188389) encodes MGQSSTTAASQSEALASKDSKIVIIGGGGTMGSSTALHLSRRGFTDIRIMDVYPIPSSNSAGNDLNKKSLAKIAGDDQIGTYEGVADTLWDAWNTDPVFKPYVHLVGKLELTVDETEAKFLKAKVDRMRARGRTDVEWLDNEEDVRRRAPHLKNADIKGWRGLWCGRGGWVAARDALDSVGRELEQFGVKTSFGASGSFDSLILMEDGKTIKGVKAKNGSEYEADLVVLAAGAWSPALIDLEGQCISKCWVYAHLQLTPEEAATLKGTPTVYNSKYGFFFEPRPDNHLIKLCNEFPGYTNYREWTPFGATTPQRISVPRSHADNPTDTIPTEVLEEIQRLVKMCLPQFADKPLINQSMCWCTDTDDANWLLCEHPKWKGLVLATGDSGHTFKMLPVVGGQVADLIEGKMSEQRKYAWRWRPGVGDPNGTGRPGPLPKDLSDVDGWRHD; translated from the exons ATGGGTCAATCATCAACTACTGCTGCTTCTCAGTCAGAAGCCCTCGCGTCTAAAGATTCTAAAATTGTCATCATCGGTGGAGGCGGGACGATGGGTTCCTCGACagctctccatctctctaGGAGAGGGTTTACGGATATCAGGATTATGGATGTTTATCCCATACCTTCCAGCAACTCTGCAGGAAATGATTTGAATAAG AAATCGCTCGCGAAGATCGCTGGTGATGATCAAATTGGAACCTACGAGGGCGTCGCCGATACCCTGTGGGATGCTTGGAATACCGATCCTGTCTTCAAGCCCTATGTCCATCTTGTTGGCAAG TTGGAACTTACAGTCGATGAAACCGAAGCGAAGTTCTTGAAGGCCAAAGTAGACAGAATGCGCGCTCGGGGACGTACCGATGTAGAGTGGCTGGAcaacgaagaggatgttCGCAGACGTGCTCCTCATTTGAAGAACGCCGACATCAAA GGCTGGCGTGGGCTTTGGTGCGGTAGGGGAGGGTGGGTCGCTGCTCGTGATGCCCTCGATTCTGTGGGCCGGGAGCTGGAGCAATTTGGTGTCAAGACTTCATTTGGTGCATCTGGATCTTTTGATTCATTGATTCTCATGGAAGATGGTAAGACAATAAAGGGCGTCAAGGCCAAGAATGGATCCGAGTATGAGGCGGATCTCGTCGTTCTTGCTGCCGGAGCTTGGTCACCTGCCTTGATAGACCTAGAAGGGCAGTGCATTTCCAAG TGTTGGGTATATGCCCATCTTCAACTCACTCCGGAGGAAGCTGCCACTTTGAAGGGGACGCCTACCGTTTACAATAGCAAATATGGGTTTTTCTTTGAGCCTCGACCTGACAATCATCTCATTAAACTCTGCAATGAATTTCCAGGCTATACGAATTATCGAGAATGGACCCCCTTTGGAGCCACTACGCCTCAACGAATATCTGTCCCTCGCTCACACGCTGATAACCCAACCGACACGATTCCTACAGAAGTGCTCGAAGAGATCCAGCGCCTTGTCAAAATGTGCCTACCGCAGTTTGCCGATAAGCCCCTGATCAATCAATCCATGTGCTGGTGTACCGATACAGACGATGCGAACTGGCTACTATGCGAGCATCCCAAGTGGAAAGGTTTGGTGTTGGCTACGGGAGATAGTGGGCACACCTTTAAAATGCTGCCTGTGGTTGGCGGCCAAGTTGCTGACCTCATCGAAGGCAAA ATGTCCGAGCAGAGAAAGTATGCTTGGAGGTGGAGACCTGGAGTAGGCGATCCCAACGGTACTGGAAGACCTGGTCCTTTACCCAAAGATCTCTCGGATGTGGACGGTTGGCGGCATGACTAG
- a CDS encoding hypothetical protein (HMMPfam hit to WD40, WD domain, G-beta repeat, score: 352.2, E(): 7.1e-103), with protein MSGTHSRKSLKTSFRPSPRSIRPIYTGGPVLLTKDGQWIITTMGEEALVTEVQTGLAIARIRGDGTPITSLSLSYHTSPPTLITSHMSMTVRYYPLPESAPLSSTPKPPSLTYTRILNKAHSAPILVSKVSPDNTLLATGSSDGIVKVWDLAGGYVTHLFRGHGGPVSALHFNFPIISGEERRRMELLTGSTDSRVRVYDLRDANARVVGGGNAVKPKAVLEGHVSVVRGIDVTPDGKWAVTGGRDKVVLVWDMLSGETTALAKKGKGKATAGPKLVQTIIAQEQVESLGLLPQEEQVSGAAEGRWLCYTGGDKGLVRVWDVLKGTQVATMKGVEGVDETELDEDEQRGVLSVMYSPTSSSLVSIHADQNIIFHSLSTLLSTRQIIGFNDEIVDVAFLSHPSAPTTSPSSLPETPDIPHSHMAVATNSNLLRVYSTSSFNARLLPGHSDMILCLDISPDHQWLVTGSKDHTARVWAPTTCAEGDGYTWKCIAICEGHAESIGAVAFARKPSDNGHARFLFTASQDRTIKMWDLTPLSNSLSPSPIRPRSMATLRAHEKDINSLDIAPNDKFLVSGSQDKLVKLYAIDFNPPKVPGEGKGAEGGFKALGTCAGHRRGVWTVRFSRNDKVVASGSADRTVKLWSLDDFTCLKTFEGHTNSVLRVDFLSHGQQLVTSASDGLVKLWNIKEEECVKTLDNHEDKIWALAHSSDESTLLSAGADSLLTIWHDTSLLEQSEANATLIKSVQVEQDFINYVALKDYRRAILLALSMSQPGRLFNLFSTVVKGRQPDLTEEEQGITGSKEIDEIMKTLPGIELVRLLKFVRDWNANAKMAPVAQVILHAIFKLRSAEDILAAFEQANRLPKRSEEEEEDEDEDEEKEEGEEKKKKKKKERPSLGAPISIKDLLEGLIPYSERHFNRVDKLVQESYMLDYVLGEMEGGLFGEELMDLQ; from the exons ATGAGCGGAACCCACTCTAGAAAGTCTCTCAAGACTAG CTTCCGACCGTCTCCGCGGTCCATCCGCCCTATCTATACTGGCGGACCCGTTCTTCTTACCAAGGATGGCCAGTGGATAATCACTACcatgggagaagaggccTTGGTGACGGAAGTGCAGACTGGGTTGGCTATCGCTAGAATACGAGGG GACGGCACACCCATTACGTCCCTCTCGCTCTCCTACCATACTTCACCACCTACTCTCATCACATCGCACATGTCCATGACTGTCCGGTACTACCCTCTTCCTGAATCAGCACCCCTCTCATCTACTCCCAAACCCCCTTCATTAACCTACACCCGTATCCTCAACAAAGCCCACTCGGCTCCTATCCTCGTCTCAAAAGTTTCCCCCGACAACACGCTTTTAGCTACTGGATCCTCTGATGGAATTGTCAAGGTCTGGGACTTGGCCGGTGGATACGTGACACATCTGTTCAGAGGACATGGCGGTCCCGTTTCGGCATTACACTTCAActtccccatcatctctggAGAAGAACGACGTCGTATGGAGCTTCTCACTGGGTCGACCGACTCCAGGGTACGGGTTTATGATCTTCGAGATGCTAATGCCCGTGTTGTCGGTGGTGGGAATGCGGTCAAGCCTAAAGCAGTGCTCGAGGGTCACGTCTCTGTCGTTAGAGGGATTGATGTTACCCCCGACGGCAAATGGGCTGTCACCGGTGGTCGAGACAAGGTCGTGCTTGTATGGGATATGCTTTCAGGAGAAACAACGGCTTTGGCCAAAAAGGGTAAAGGAAAGGCGACAGCGGGCCCCAAGTTGGTGCAAACTATCATCGCACAAGAGCAAGTCGAATCTTTGGGTTTATTGCcccaagaagagcaagtTTCTGGTGCAGCCGAAGGGAGATGGCTTTGCTACACCGGTGGAGATAAAGGATTGGTGAGGGTCTGGGACGTCCTCAAGGGAACCCAGGTTGCTACAATGAAAGGCGTCGAAGGGGTCGATGAAACAGAGTTGGACGAGGACGAACAGCGCGGCGTTCTTTCCGTAATGTACTCcccaacctcctcgtccctcGTATCTATCCACGCCGATCaaaacatcatcttccattcCCTTTCCACTCTCCTTTCAACACGTCAAATTATAGGTTTCAACGACGAAATCGTCGACgtcgccttcctctcccatccctccGCACCAACcacctccccttcctcacttCCGGAAACACCAGACATTCCCCACTCCCACATGGCAGTCGCTACAAACTCCAACCTCTTGCGAGTCTACTCCACATCCTCGTTCAATGCCCGACTCCTTCCCGGACACAGCGATATGATCCTCTGTCTTGACATCTCCCCCGACCACCAATGGCTCGTCACCGGATCCAAAGACCATACTGCTCGCGTATGGGCGCCTACCACCTGCGCAGAGGGCGATGGGTATACATGGAAATGCATCGCCATCTGTGAAGGCCACGCGGAATCGATCGGTGCCGTCGCTTTTGCGCGCAAGCCTTCCGACAACGGTCATGCCCGGTTCCTCTTCACTGCAAGTCAGGACCGTACCATCAAAATGTGGGATCTCACTCCCCTTTCCAActctctttctccgtcTCCTATCCGCCCTCGGTCGATGGCCACCCTCCGTGCCCACGAAAAGGATATCAACTCACTCGATATCGCGCCCAACGACAAGTTCCTCGTCTCGGGTTCCCAAGACAAGCTTGTCAAGCTTTACGCCATTGATTTCAACCCGCCCAAGGTAcctggagaaggaaaaggtgcGGAAGGAGGTTTCAAGGCTTTGGGTACTTGTGCAGGGCATAGAAGAGGTGTATGGACCGTGAGGTTTAGCAGGAATGATAAAGTTGTGGCGAGCGGTAGTGCCGATAGGACCGTCAAGCTTTGGAGTTTGGACGACTTTACTTGTCTCAAG ACTTTTGAGGGTCACACCAACTCTGTGCTTCGAGTGGACTTTTTGTCTCATGGTCAACAGCTCGTGACTTCTGCGTCTGATGGGTTAGTGAAGCTCTGGAAtatcaaggaagaagaatgtgTAAAGACGTTGGATAATCACGAAGACAAG ATCTGGGCGCTTGCACATTCATCCGACGAATccaccctcctctccgccgGCGCCGATTCCCTCCTCACCATCTGGCACGACACCTCTCTCCTCGAACAATCCGAGGCAAACGCCACTCTCATCAAGTCCGTCCAGGTCGAACAGGATTTCATCAACTACGTCGCTCTCAAAGACTATCGCCGCGCCATCTTACTCGCACTCTCCATGAGTCAGCCCGGACgtctcttcaacctcttcagTACCGTCGTCAAGGGCCGTCAGCCCGATTtgacagaggaagaacaagggATCACTGGGTCCaaagagattgatgagATTATGAAGACCTTGCCTGGAATAGAGTTGGTGAGGTTGCTAAAGTTTGTGAGAGACTGGAATGCGAATGCCAAGATGGCACCGGTGGCGCAGGTGATTTTGCACGCCATCTTCAAATTGAGGAGTGCGGAGGATATCCTTGCGGCGTTTGAGCAGGCCAACAGGTTGCCCAAGCGTtcagaggaggaagaggaggatgaagatgaggacgaggagaaggaggagggagaggaaaagaagaagaagaagaagaaggaacgaCCGTCTCTCGGCGCGCCTATAAGCATCAAGGATCTTCTCGAAGGGCTTATCCCATATTCTGAGAGGCATTTCAACAGGGTTGACAAGCTTGTGCAGGAAAGTTACATGTTGGACTATGTGCTTGGCGAGATGGAAGGTGGATTGTTTGGTGAGGAGTTAATGGACCTCCAATAA
- a CDS encoding hypothetical protein (HMMPfam hit to PAH, Paired amphipathic helix repeat, score: 93.6, E(): 4.8e-25) — MKEFKGQVIDTPGVIDRVSTLFRGHPSLIQGFNTFLPPGYRIECFGGEGDASGLITVTTPAGTVSQIPGNFAAAIDQREREAREGIQASAAEVTARDSRAGSSAPYPSATSQGAAPAQPLPPLNALPSHIPSGPPPFQGASHTGRQAAAPPPARQAPASQGPGTLPLPPHAQHPLPPSGPSTPSAAQFLASGGLSHGAQPAPQPQQGGNRAPILEFNHAITFVNKIKTRFNNDPETYKQFLEILQTYQRDTRDIAEVYEQVTKLFTNAPDLLDEFKQFLPENGTGGLGMLSGSFMQAAGAAPVVPEKVAGQKRGAAKEGKEMGQKKRRTAASGVEPATKATQGKRARAGQRESPSLEDVESGLPALTPQQQTLASPDEVAFFDKVKKFIDDKVVYHEFLKLINLFVQDMIDTKTLLDRAQLFIGDAPEVWATFQRVVGVDSEGRIPPNPASIQGGYGFGGMIGIDNLMVENTPMLDRVKPDMNLASANQVGPSYRQLPRSEINLQCTGRDAMCWEVLNDEWVAHPTWNAEDVAPFVSHRKNQFEDNLHKSEEERHEYDYHIEANLRTIALLEPLNNKIQTMEPEERANFNLKAGLGGQSKSIYQRIIKKVYGKELGPDVIRALHDNPIVALPIVLERLKAKDEEWKRAQREWNRLWREQDAKNFYKALDYQHSGTKATDKKKVAPAKTLINEIEARKAEQLNQRSALVDFRVWRAKPQMEFEFTDMDVLKDSMKLIISYLDRMQSNSLSSADQVKVESFLRDFVPILFMLDKDEFDAEFGDGEEPNKTPEEESEDSEGDEESGSAADDAEISSNAGGGSARGAKGEKRHAADLRKRLLKQAAGDNVSRELSVTTTGPTEDGQLQPSTEPLSGEVTPLTENGERADTPLPVPADPEEVAEAVEKDKAGAEASEQTWVKIDGVATESQPMSGTSSVNGEKEKEQSVKAKRKGNFFANSHFYVLSRYLQMLYSRLMTCKTIASKLAKENRRPVNPLALKLGLVDPVTQYFGILQGDNPAEHYYSHLLSLLERYFDNEIEFGAFEDALRLMFTNEAYLMFNLDKVIGGIVRQIQTIVGDLKSQELFALLQRDRANARTSTKNQIAYRMQAEGVLGGNENLYKIEWLPGKETLTIQLLNEDDRSVDDAETTQERWAQYIESFALTHPTEGLLKRVDSPFLRRNITKVHSREEELSASAGPSSAKNNVEAKDGLEIKIALGNYRMFFTPGTEDYFHRAYKHQQVQAKPRSQKSVEGVAAPEPEPAPDSEPDSEPVPAPAPVAPASAPDSESAPAPAPDSESAPAPAPVAPAAEVQENDESADVDAGAEAGAETGAEPSTVVPESAATTAE; from the exons ATGAAAGAATTTAAAGGCCAAGT TATTGACACACCCGGGGTTATCGACCGAGTGTCAACACTCTTCCGCGGCCACCCATCACTTATCCAAGGCTTCAACACTTTCCTCCCGCCAGGATACCGTATCGAGTGCTTTGGAGGCGAAGGGGATGCTTCAGGGTTGATCACTGTCACCACACCTGCTGGAACAGTCAGCCAAATTCCTGGCAACTTTGCAGCTGCCATCGATCAGCGGGAGCGAGAAGCCCGTGAAGGTATCCAGGCGTCCGCCGCCGAGGTTACTGCTCGTGATAGCCGGGCGGGGTCGTCTGCGCCTTACCCTTCAGCCACGAGTCAAGGTGCTGCTCCAGCTCAACCTTTACCGCCGTTGAACGCTCTTCCGTCACATATCCCAAGcggtcctcctcctttccaaGGTGCTTCCCATACTGGCCGACAAGCAGCTGCTCCGCCACCTGCTCGCCAAGCTCCTGCAAGCCAGGGTCCCGGTACgcttcctctgcctcctCACGCACagcatcctcttcctccgtcGGGCCCTTCCACGCCTTCTGCAGCTCAATTCCTCGCATCTGGCGGACTGTCTCACGGCGCTCAACCTGCTCCTCAGCCACAACAAGGTGGCAACCGAGCCCCGATCTTAGAGTTCAACCACGCTATCACCTTTGTTAACAAGATCAAGACTAGGTTCAACAACGACCCCGAAACTTACAAGCAGTTCTTGGAAATCCTTCAGACATATCAGCGTGACACGCGGGACATTGCAGAGGTGTATGAGCAAGTTACCAAGCTCTTCACCAATGCTCCCGATCTGCTCGATGAATTCAAGCAGTTCTTGCCCGAGAATGGTACAGGCGGTCTGGGTATGCTTTCTGGCTCATTCATGCAAGCTGCTGGTGCCGCGCCTGTTGTTCCCGAAAAGGTCGCAGGTCAAAAGAGGGGTGCTGCCAAGGAGGGTAAAGAGATGGGTCAAAAGAAGCGAAGGACGGCTGCTTCGGGTGTCGAGCCTGCGACAAAAGCAACCCAGGGCAAACGCGCTCGAGCTGGTCAGAGGGAGAGTCCTTCTTTAGAAGACGTCGAGTCTGGACTCCCTGCTCTCACGCCTCAACAGCAAACTCTTGCATCCCCCGACGAAGTCGCGTTCTTTGACAAGGTTAAGAAATTCATTGACGACAAGGTGGTCTATCACGAGTTCCTTAAACTCATCAACCTCTTTGTGCAGGACATGATTGACACCAAGACCTTGCTCGACCGGGCGCAGCTGTTTATCGGGGATGCTCCCGAGGTTTGGGCAACATTCCAGAGGGTGGTGGGCGTCGATAGCGAGGGTAGGATCCCGCCTAACCCTGCTTCCATCCAGGGTGGCTACGGGTTTGGTGGAATGATTGGGATTGATAACTTGATGGTGGAGAACACCCCGATGTTGGACAGGGTCAAGCCTGATATGAACTTGGCGAGCGCCAACCAGGTTGGGCCAAGTTACCGCCAGCTGCCACGATCT GAAATCAACCTTCAATGTACTGGTCGGGATGCCATGTGTTGGGAGGTGCTCAACGATGAGTGGGTCGCTCACCCAACTTGGAACGCCGAGGACGTGGCACCGTTTGTCTCTCACCGTAAGAATCAATTCGAAGACAACCTCCACAAGTCTGAGGAAGAGCGCCACGAGTACGATTACCACATTGAAGCCAACCTGCGCACCATCGCTCTGCTTGAGCCCTTGAATAACAAGATTCAGACCATGGAGCCCGAAGAGAGGGCAAACTTCAACCTCAAGGCTGGTCTTGGTGGGCAAAGCAAATCCATCTACCAGAGGATTATCAAAAAAGTGTATGGTAAAGAGCTTGGGCCAGACGTCATTCGCGCTCTGCACGACAACCCTATTGTTGCTTTGCCCATCGTTCTTGAACGTCTAAAGGCCAAGgacgaagaatggaaacGTGCCCAGCGCGAATGGAATCGACTGTGGCGAGAGCAAGATGCCAAAAACTTTTATAAAGCTCTTGATTACCAGCACTCGGGTACGAAAGCCACCGACAAGAAAAAAGTTGCGCCTGCCAAGACGCTCATCAATGAGATTGAGGCACGCAAGGCTGAGCAGCTGAACCAGCGTTCGGCACTTGTCGATTTCCGCGTATGGAGGGCCAAGCCGCAGATGGAGTTTGAGTTTACGGATATGGATGTGCTCAAGGATTCGATGAAGCTTATCATCAGTTACCTCGACAGGATGCAGAGCAACTCGCTCTCATCTGCCGATCAAGTCAAGGTGGAGAGTTTCCTCCGCGACTTTGTGCCCATCCTTTTCATGCTCGACAAGGACGAGTTTGACGCcgagtttggagatggcGAGGAGCCCAACAAGACACCAGAAGAGGAATCTGAAGATTCTGAaggggatgaggagagCGGTAGTGCGGCAGATGACGCAGAGATCTCCAGTAATGCCGGGGGAGGTAGTGCCAGGGGCGCCAAGGGTGAAAAGAGACACGCCGCAGACTTGCGTAAGAGGTTGCTCAAGCAAGCTGCTGGGGATAATGTGAGCCGAGAATTATCGGTGACCACTACCGGCCCTACTGAGGATGGCCAGCTGCAACCATCTACGGAGCCTCTTTCTGGTGAGGTCACCCCACTGACAGAGAATGGCGAGCGCGCCGATACCCCCTTGCCCGTTCCTGCCGATCCCGAGGAAGTGGCGGAAGCGGTTGAAAAGGATAAAGCCGGGGCAGAGGCCAGCGAGCAGACGTGGGTCAAGATTGACGGCGTGGCCACGGAAAGTCAGCCCATGTCGGGGACAAGTTCAGTCaatggggaaaaggaaaaggagcaaAGTGTAAAGGCGAAGAGAAAAGGCAACTTTTTCGCCAACAGCCATTTCTATGTCCTCTCGCGGTATCTTCAG ATGCTTTACTCTCGTCTCATGACTTGCAAGACCATCGCGTCCAAACTCGCCAAGGAGAACCGACGTCCCGTTAACCCGCTCGCTCTCAAACTTGGTCTCGTTGACCCTGTGACGCAGTACTTTGGTATTCTCCAAGGCGATAACCCTGCCGAACATTACTACTCTCATCTGCTGAGCTTGTTGGAGAGGTATTTCGACAATGAGATTGAGTTTGGAGCGTTTGAGGATGCGTTGAGATTGATGTTCACAAACGAGGCTTACCTGATGTTCAACTTGGATAAGGTGATTGGCGGTATTGTGAGACAG ATTCAAACGATTGTTGGCGACCTCAAGTCTCAAGAACTCTTTGCCCTGCTTCAGCGTGATCGTGCAAATGCAAGGACTTCGACCAAGAACCAGATTGCCTACAGAATGCAGGCTGAGGGCGTCCTGGGCGGCAACGAGAATTTGTACAAGATTGAATGG TTACCCGGGAAAGAGACGCTTACTATCCAGCTTTTGAACGAGGATGACCGTTCGGTGGACGATGCCGAAACTACGCAGGAACGATGGGCTCAATACATCGAATCCTTTGCCCTG ACCCACCCAACGGAAGGTCTCCTCAAGCGCGTCGACTCGCCCTTCCTCCGACGAAACATTACAAAGGTCCATTCtcgcgaagaagaattatCTGCTTCTGCCGGTCCGTCTTCTGCCAAGAACAATGTGGAAGCAAAGGACGGGCTGGAAATCAAGATTGCGTTGGGCAACTATCGAATGTTCTTTACCCCGGGAACAGAGGATTATTTCCACCGAGCGTACAAGCATCAACAAGTGCAGGCTAAACCCCGATCTCAAAAGTCTGTGGAGGGTGTCGCTGCTCCTGAACCTGAACCTGCTCCTGATTCTGAACCTGATTCTGAACCTGTTCCTGCCCCTGCTCCTGTTgctcctgcttctgctcctgATTCTGAATCCGCTCCTGCCCCTGCTCCTGATTCGGAATCCGCTCCTGCCCCTGCGCCTGTTGCTCCTGCGGCGGAAGTGCAGGAAAATGATGAGAGCGCAGATGTGGATGCGGGCGCGGAAGCGGGCGCGGAAACGGGTGCCGAGCCAAGCACGGTCGTGCCAGAATCTGCCGCTACTACAGCCGAGTAG